The Methanocella arvoryzae MRE50 genome includes a region encoding these proteins:
- a CDS encoding glycosyltransferase, with the protein MKVAIVRGSNMNPFEMQSYEPLASGYDLTGFASYINNYDIKRIRFPVKKLHIMEEYYERLPWPGKSLAYGMLLPYGGNYRMIGLEKELASMDILHAAETYNGYSYQAARVKTGMKKKLVLTVWENVPFLTLHRFRGGLSNEKVVSYVRDNTDIFIAVTERAKNALIIEGVNEERIRVVPAGIDTDRFTPGPADEGLLKTLGISGDDFTILFVGRLTREKGIYDMLYAARLVSRDPDLSKVKFLIAGDGPEKSAMNAAIKKLGIEDRVKLAGNFTYDEIPGLYRIAKAFLLPSIPVHWWQEQFGMVLVEAMASGLPVISTMSGSIPEVVGDAGQLIQPADPVSIYDAVRELSKDEAYCKSLAMKARKRAVEQFGLDRVSALLRSAYSELQ; encoded by the coding sequence ATGAAGGTAGCCATTGTACGCGGCAGTAACATGAATCCCTTTGAGATGCAGTCCTACGAACCGCTTGCATCCGGCTACGATTTGACCGGCTTCGCATCGTATATCAATAATTATGACATTAAGCGTATCCGTTTTCCAGTGAAAAAGTTGCACATCATGGAAGAATACTACGAACGTCTGCCATGGCCTGGAAAATCGCTTGCCTACGGCATGCTGTTGCCTTACGGCGGCAACTATAGAATGATCGGGCTGGAGAAGGAACTCGCCAGTATGGACATACTTCACGCGGCGGAGACCTATAACGGCTATTCCTACCAGGCCGCCCGGGTGAAAACAGGAATGAAGAAGAAGCTGGTCCTGACCGTCTGGGAAAACGTACCTTTTCTTACCCTGCACAGGTTCAGAGGCGGGCTGAGCAACGAGAAGGTCGTCAGCTATGTCAGAGATAATACAGATATATTCATAGCTGTCACTGAGCGTGCGAAAAATGCCCTGATCATCGAAGGTGTGAACGAAGAGCGTATCCGGGTAGTGCCAGCAGGTATAGATACGGACCGGTTTACTCCGGGGCCTGCAGATGAGGGCTTGTTAAAGACACTGGGCATTTCAGGCGACGATTTCACTATCCTGTTCGTCGGGCGCCTGACCCGGGAAAAAGGGATATATGACATGCTATATGCTGCCCGACTGGTGTCGAGAGATCCGGATCTGAGTAAGGTGAAATTCCTCATCGCAGGAGACGGGCCGGAGAAAAGTGCGATGAACGCAGCAATAAAGAAGCTGGGAATCGAGGACAGGGTAAAGCTGGCCGGAAACTTCACTTACGACGAGATACCGGGGCTATATCGTATAGCCAAGGCATTTCTCCTGCCCAGCATCCCTGTCCATTGGTGGCAAGAGCAGTTCGGGATGGTGCTGGTTGAGGCGATGGCTTCCGGCTTACCGGTGATCTCGACGATGAGTGGCTCGATCCCCGAAGTGGTAGGTGACGCAGGCCAGCTGATCCAGCCCGCTGATCCGGTCTCGATCTACGATGCGGTAAGAGAGTTGAGCAAAGACGAAGCGTATTGTAAAAGCCTTGCTATGAAGGCCAGGAAAAGGGCTGTCGAACAGTTCGGCCTCGACAGGGTTTCCGCTTTGCTTAGATCCGCCTACAGTGAACTCCAGTAA
- a CDS encoding glycosyltransferase family 4 protein encodes MVDRRLVFATFFPGCENIHLTKDVGMIPYVLYKNHGYDSYLISYRNGDYPYLQTEVPGLRLIFLKKGPWHLLREWTLAIFKKGLIVRGIEALCTALDALPVMLRMGRMIDVLQLYHLKDESIVIGWIYRLVNPRGKLYLKLDISSEVVEEFERRGKDGTRSSRIYESLSFDLITAETRHAVKVLTENHLYYKHKNVCYIPNGTSVKTLETFRREVAKERIVLHVGRLGNPQKGTDIALEAFSRVAAEFPAWKLVLVGPVESYFPGELEDFFVRHPELRSRVDCVGFLEHREQVFDYYQRAKILLMPSRFEGFSLASLEAAYFGDVILGSDIPSIKELTDYGKLGYLCPVKDIECFAQKLGYMMSHEGEIEDKSAANASFVIDNYDWKVICGTLDRLIRETIAGKGKSG; translated from the coding sequence ATGGTGGATAGACGGCTTGTATTTGCAACCTTTTTTCCCGGCTGCGAAAACATCCACCTGACTAAAGACGTGGGTATGATACCCTATGTACTATACAAGAATCACGGCTACGATTCGTATCTCATCAGTTATCGTAATGGGGACTACCCCTATCTACAAACAGAAGTGCCCGGGCTCCGGCTTATCTTCCTGAAGAAAGGTCCGTGGCACCTTCTGAGAGAATGGACGCTGGCGATCTTTAAAAAAGGCCTGATCGTCAGGGGTATCGAGGCACTATGCACGGCACTGGACGCCCTGCCGGTCATGCTCCGAATGGGTCGTATGATCGACGTGCTTCAGCTTTACCACCTGAAGGACGAGTCGATCGTGATCGGCTGGATCTACAGGCTGGTCAATCCACGTGGAAAACTATACCTCAAGCTGGACATCAGCTCGGAAGTTGTGGAGGAGTTCGAGCGCAGGGGCAAAGACGGAACGAGGAGCTCGCGCATTTACGAGTCGCTTAGCTTTGATCTTATTACTGCCGAGACTAGACACGCGGTGAAAGTGCTCACTGAGAACCACCTTTACTACAAACATAAAAATGTCTGTTATATACCCAACGGCACCAGTGTAAAAACACTAGAAACGTTCCGGAGAGAGGTGGCTAAGGAGAGAATTGTGCTGCATGTAGGCAGACTGGGCAACCCACAAAAAGGGACAGATATAGCACTCGAGGCTTTCTCCCGGGTTGCCGCTGAATTCCCGGCCTGGAAGCTGGTGCTGGTAGGACCGGTAGAGAGCTACTTCCCCGGAGAACTGGAGGACTTTTTCGTCCGACACCCGGAGCTCAGGTCCCGGGTAGACTGTGTCGGGTTCCTGGAGCACCGGGAGCAGGTATTCGACTACTACCAGAGAGCGAAGATTCTGCTGATGCCATCGAGGTTCGAGGGCTTTAGCCTTGCATCCCTCGAGGCCGCCTACTTTGGAGATGTCATCCTGGGCAGTGACATTCCATCCATTAAGGAACTAACGGATTATGGTAAGTTGGGCTACCTGTGCCCTGTCAAGGATATCGAGTGTTTTGCACAAAAATTAGGGTACATGATGAGCCATGAGGGAGAGATCGAGGATAAATCGGCTGCTAACGCGTCATTCGTAATAGACAACTACGACTGGAAGGTCATCTGCGGCACGCTGGATAGACTAATAAGAGAGACGATAGCCGGAAAAGGCAAATCTGGATAA
- a CDS encoding flippase produces MGNASVIIKNTTVLLAAQFVNMLLSFLYIAYTARYLETDGFGVINVALSVTTILGVIVDLGINSYITREVSRDKALVNKFVTNILVLKLALAIIFFLALLAYVLITGTSWQTSLVVCIFGFSTVFLAITAIFNSIFQAFEKIEYQSVGSVLGNLLLILGALFAINQNFDVVGYSMVYFTSNLIVVFYCLAVYSLKFARFSLRIDPGFIRSTLKETVPFALGMFYGTIYYYAGSVMLSLMKGDSELGIFSAAYRLFLFILFIPQVFSMSLFPAMSRFFVTSADHLNMAFFKYLKYMAMVGIPMAIGGTLLADNIILFVFKEGYVQSIIVLQIIIWAALFIFLSSAYGCLFMSTNRQKTTTNIAGVCMLVYLALNIILIDRFSYVGLAWSTMIAEFVSMALYFILSYRIGYGLSREILVDLIKVAIASLIMGAFVILVKSFYVFAVIAAAIVLYTAILYILGCIDKDDIALVKSIITTKIPMIRKALRG; encoded by the coding sequence ATGGGAAACGCTAGCGTCATAATAAAAAATACCACTGTGTTGTTGGCAGCTCAGTTCGTAAACATGCTGCTGAGCTTTCTCTACATAGCCTACACAGCCAGATACCTCGAAACTGACGGCTTTGGAGTCATTAACGTGGCTCTGTCAGTCACGACCATCCTGGGTGTGATAGTCGATCTCGGGATCAACTCTTACATCACCAGGGAAGTGTCAAGAGATAAGGCGCTGGTTAATAAGTTCGTCACCAACATTCTGGTATTGAAACTGGCGCTCGCGATCATATTTTTCCTCGCGCTTCTCGCTTATGTGCTCATCACAGGTACATCGTGGCAGACATCATTGGTGGTTTGCATCTTCGGCTTCTCAACTGTATTTCTGGCCATTACAGCCATCTTCAACTCGATTTTCCAGGCATTCGAAAAAATCGAGTACCAGTCTGTGGGATCAGTGCTAGGCAATCTGTTGCTGATCCTCGGGGCGCTATTCGCCATCAACCAGAATTTCGATGTGGTAGGCTATTCGATGGTCTATTTCACCTCTAACCTGATAGTTGTCTTCTATTGTCTGGCCGTGTACTCGTTGAAGTTCGCCAGGTTCAGCCTGAGGATAGATCCCGGCTTTATCAGGTCGACACTTAAAGAAACAGTGCCCTTCGCGCTGGGGATGTTCTATGGAACTATATACTACTATGCAGGCTCGGTGATGCTGTCGTTGATGAAGGGAGACTCCGAGCTGGGCATTTTCAGTGCAGCCTACAGACTGTTCCTCTTCATCCTCTTCATCCCCCAGGTTTTCAGTATGTCATTATTTCCGGCTATGTCGAGGTTCTTCGTCACCTCTGCGGACCACCTGAACATGGCCTTTTTCAAGTACCTGAAGTACATGGCGATGGTAGGCATACCAATGGCGATCGGGGGAACTCTCCTTGCCGATAATATCATCCTTTTCGTGTTCAAGGAGGGATATGTGCAATCGATAATCGTGCTACAAATCATCATTTGGGCCGCCTTATTCATCTTTTTAAGTAGTGCCTACGGCTGCCTGTTCATGTCCACCAACAGGCAGAAAACCACCACCAACATCGCTGGCGTATGCATGTTGGTCTACCTGGCCCTTAACATCATACTGATCGACAGGTTCAGCTACGTTGGCCTGGCCTGGAGCACGATGATAGCGGAATTCGTATCGATGGCATTATACTTCATACTGAGCTATCGCATAGGATACGGCCTGAGCAGAGAGATACTAGTCGATCTGATTAAGGTTGCCATAGCAAGCCTGATCATGGGAGCATTTGTAATACTTGTGAAGAGCTTCTACGTCTTTGCGGTCATCGCAGCAGCTATTGTTCTCTATACAGCCATATTGTATATCCTCGGATGTATAGACAAAGACGATATAGCTCTGGTAAAAAGCATAATCACGACTAAGATCCCGATGATTAGAAAAGCCCTGAGAGGTTAG